The Fusarium oxysporum Fo47 chromosome II, complete sequence genome includes a region encoding these proteins:
- a CDS encoding zinc transporter protein encodes MSGPTNFDPERVNLTEFQSITDQGLITCFLTTAGNQYDGPLGIRIGSIFVILVVSTAVTFFPVVATRIPSLRIPLYIYLFARYFGSGVIIATAFVHLLDPAYSEIGPASCVGMTGGWSTYSWPPAIALSAAMFTFLFDFLADYYVQSHYGLQHNDSGVEDTITTSGTDGHQHHSDDGSNSNRLVINGQHDTEAATSEKHRGGYADFKELQHLDGDSEETELAFKTQIAAFLILEFGVLFHSVFIGLNLGVADTSDFDTLFPVLVFHQSFEGLGIGARLSAIPFPNRLRSMPWLLCLAYGLTTPIAIAIGLGIRKTYDNSSYTANLVNGVFDSISAGILIYTGFVEMIARDFLFNRERTNDKVRLGFMIICLFLGTGIMALVGKWA; translated from the coding sequence ATGTCAGGACCTACGAACTTTGACCCTGAGAGGGTTAACCTCACTGAGTTCCAGTCTATCACTGATCAAGGTCTCATCACCTGCTTTCTGACAACCGCTGGGAACCAATACGATGGTCCTCTTGGTATCAGAATCGGGTCAATATTCGTCATTCTTGTCGTCTCCACCGCAGTCACTTTCTTCCCTGTAGTGGCAACACGTATCCCAAGTCTGAGAATCCCGCTGTACATCTACCTTTTTGCACGATACTTCGGCTCCGGTGTCATCATTGCAACGGCCTTTGTTCACCTATTGGATCCTGCTTACTCAGAGATTGGACCGGCGTCTTGTGTTGGTATGACTGGTGGTTGGTCTACTTACTCTTGGCCACCTGCTATTGCCCTCTCAGCAGCGATGTTCACTTTTCTATTCGACTTTCTTGCCGATTATTATGTTCAATCTCACTATGGGCTTCAGCATAACGATTCTGGGGTTGAGGATACTATTACTACTTCCGGGACAGATGGCCATCAGCATCATTCTGACGACGGTTCGAACTCGAATAGGCTTGTGATCAATGGCCAGCACGATACAGAGGCGGCTACGTCAGAGAAGCATCGTGGTGGCTATGCAGACTTCAAGGAGCTTCAACACCTTGATGGTGATTCTGAAGAAACCGAGCTTGCATTCAAGACACAAATCGCGGCCTTCCTCATTCTCGAATTCGGTGTTCTGTTTCACAGCGTCTTCATCGGTCTGAACCTGGGTGTCGCAGATACATCCGACTTCGACACCTTGTTCCCAGTCCTTGTCTTCCACCAGTCCTTCGAAGGCCTCGGCATTGGAGCCAGACTTAGTGCCATTCCCTTCCCAAACCGACTTCGCAGTATGCCATGGCTTCTCTGTCTCGCTTACGGTTTAACAACACCTATCGCCATTGCCATTGGTCTCGGTATTCGAAAGACGTATGACAACTCATCGTACACTGCAAACCTGGTCAATGGTGTTTTTGACTCTATTTCTGCTGGAATTCTCATTTATACTGGTTTTGTGGAGATGATTGCTAGAGATTTCCTCTTCAATCGTGAGAGGACTAATGACAAGGTTCGCCTAGGATTTATGATCATCTGCCTCTTCCTTGGTACTGGAATCATGGCTCTGGTTGGCAAGTGGGCTTAG
- a CDS encoding chaperonin 10-like protein, whose amino-acid sequence MKALVYGGNNSVTLQDRPVPKISSPTDAIIKVTKTTICGTDLHIRKGDVATCEPGRILGHEGVGIVHSAGPSVARFKEGDRVLISCISSCATCEYCRRGMYSHCTSGGWILGNTIDGTQAEYVRIPHADSSLHPIPDGADEAALVMVSDIFPTGLEVGVLSGKVQPGGTVVVVGAGPVGLAAIITAQLYSPSKIIAIDTDNARLDVAKKLGATDSVVSGEDAVSQVMKLTDGKGCDTVIEAVGIPATFELCQKLIAVGGVLANVGVHGTKVDLHLQDLWIKNISITTQLVDTVTTPMLLKLVQSGKLQPSQLITHHFKLSDVENAYKTFGEASKHNALKVLIEVD is encoded by the exons ATGAAGGCCCTCGTCTACGGCGGTAATAACTCTGTTACCCTCCAGGATCGTCCTGTCCCCAAGATCTCTTCACCAACAGATGCAATCATCAaagtcaccaagaccaccatCTGCGGAACCGATCTGCACATCCGAAAAGGCGATGTCGCTACCTGTGAGCCAGGAAGAATTCTAGGCCACGAAGGCGTTGGGATCGTCCATTCCGCAGGCCCATCTGTCGCACGATTCAAAGAGGGCGATAGAGTTCTCATCTCTTGCATCTCAAGCTGCGCGACCTGTGAATACTGCCGAAGGGGGATGTATAGCCATTGTACCTCTGGTGGCTGGATTCTCGGTAACACAATCGATGGAACTCAAGCTGAATATGTCCGCATTCCCCATGCCGATTCGAGCCTCCACCCTATTCCCGATGGGGCAGATGAGGCGGCTTTGGTGATGGTCAGCGACATCTTCCCAACAGGTCTTGAAGTTGGTGTTCTCAGTGGCAAAGTCCAACCTGGAGGGACTGTAGTTGTTGTTGGCGCTGGACCGGTCGGCTTGGCTGCTATTATCACTGCCCAGTTATACTCGCCTTCCAAGATCATAGCCATTGATACCGACAATGCAAGACTGGACGTTGCCAAGAAACTCGGCGCCACTGATTCAGTCGTCAGCGGCGAAGATGCTGTGTCTCAGGTGATGAAACTGACAGATGGGAAAGGTTGCGATACTGTcattgaggctgttggtaTTCCTGCTACTTTTGAGCTTTGTCAAAAGCTCATCGCAGTTGGAGGCGTGTTGGCAAACGTTGGCGTTCACGGCACCAAAGtggatcttcatcttcaggaCCTATGGATCAAGAACATCT CGATCACTACGCAGCTGGTGGATACTGTTACTACCCCCATGTTGCTCAAGCTAGTGCAATCTGGCAAACTGCAGCCCTCGCAACTAATCACTCATC ATTTCAAGCTGAGCGATGTTGAAAATGCGTACAAGACATTTGGCGAAGCATCGAAGCATAACGCTCTGAAAGTACTTATCGAGGTGGATTAA
- a CDS encoding heterokaryon incompatibility protein-domain-containing protein produces the protein MSSELKKPLETTPCQPTGPPCPVCRSLVLEYDTTIRGLTIPMSGLKESANATPCYTCALLWEAISTTVKEETAMPEVLYESILVESKPPKHPGPMVVHLYPDPVAHAISEKTFQLYTTDDDLSLPWDLIGQGYHIPEYGLSPSCVSLAREWLNACGHAQGKHANCTKTTISTLPTRVISVGNDRASPRLVVTEPNQQAHYAALSHCWGGSTPTMTTLSNLEAYTISLPSDLPQTFEDALRVARALEIPYIWIDSLCIIQDSPADWEREASRMAQVYANAYVTIFADAAPDSISGFLSPPSRKAPQRFVVPCKNDQSGSGVVHIRERGFLAQQLPYHTWNSRRSGSGQSKLSTRGWVFQERLLSPRTLHFSQNEMAWECRSVCECECSATSLRTLRTTSVMKHFLHPQDPDVSLAEANWRSEIVPAYTELDLTFATDRLPAIQGLANATQRLRSNDEYISGLWRKTIKADLLWYRNAADGNNRRIKDGGAPTWSWGSVTGPIYYTDRVTPSDSNLQILDIITSEEQAPVLVVRGHLVKVKLDDPYSDNVSLGPDDELRVEWDCVGGLPKSNKTSQYFLVFEADDGGPFGLLLNVDRTDPPAQQFRRVGYVHGHSISKWRRSWGSGGWVSSPASSASDTSGGIWEDASRDGAREWVDEIFKGEPTTFRLI, from the exons ATGTCTTCCGAGTTAAAAAAGCCATTGGAAACCACGCCATGCCAGCCAACAGGACCTCCATGTCCAGTGTGTCGTTCACTAGTCCTGGAATATGACACAACAATTAGAGGCTTGACTATACCTATGAGCGGCCTCAAGGAGTCAGCCAATGCTACTCCATGTTACACTTGTGCTCTCTTATGGGAGGCGATTAGCACAACtgtgaaagaagaaacagcTATGCCAGAGGTGCTATATGAATCAATACTCGTCGAAAGCAAACCGCCAAAACACCCAGGGCCTATGGTTGTCCACCTTTATCCTGATCCCGTTGCACATGCGATCAGTGAAAAGACTTTTCAGCTATATACAACTGATG ATGACTTGTCTTTGCCCTGGGACTTGATCGGCCAGGGTTACCATATACCAGAATACGGGTTATCCCCAAGCTGTGTGTCATTGGCGCGCGAGTGGCTCAACGCATGTGGCCACGCCCAAGGAAAACATGCGAACTGTACCAAGACCACCATTTCAACGCTACCAACGCGGGTTATATCGGTTGGAAATGACAGAGCATCGCCAAGGCTTGTGGTTACTGAGCCAAACCAGCAAGCACACTATGCAGCTCTGAGCCACTGCTGGGGAGGAAGCACGCCGACAATGACCACTTTATCTAATCTAGAAGCATACACTATTTCGCTCCCTAGCGATCTTCCACAAACTTTTGAAGATGCTCTAAGAGTGGCTCGAGCGCTGGAGATACCGTACATATGGATAGACTCCTTATGTATTATCCAGGATTCTCCAGCGGACTGGGAACGTGAGGCCTCGCGAATGGCTCAAGTATATGCCAACGCCTATGTGACCATATTTGCCGATGCTGCGCCGGACAGCATTTCTGGCTTTTTGTCGCCACCGTCACGAAAGGCTCCACAAAGGTTCGTTGTGCCATGCAAGAATGACCAGTCCGGCTCAGGGGTCGTACATATCCGAGAGCGTGGGTTCCTAGCCCAGCAACTCCCGTATCATACATGGAATAGTAGAAGAAGTGGTTCAGGTCAAAGCAAGCTATCAACGCGAGGTTGGGTGTTTCAGGAACGGTTACTGTCACCGCGGACCCTCCACTTTTCGCAGAACGAGATGGCTTGGGAATGCAGATCTGTCTGCGAGTGCGAATGCTCAGCGACATCTCTGAGGACCCTTCGTACCACAAGCGTCATGAAGCATTTCCTTCATCCTCAAGATCCCGATGTTTCTTTGGCTGAGGCGAATTGGAGATCTGAAATCGTCCCGGCATATACGGAGCTAGACCTCACCTTTGCGACTGATCGACTGCCTGCCATCCAAGGCCTGGCTAACGCTACCCAAAGGCTCAGAAGTAATGACGAATACATTTCTGGACTTTGGCGAAAAACTATAAAGGCTGACCTTTTGTGGTATAGAAATGCAGCTGATGGTAATAATCGAAGAATCAAGGATGGGGGTGCTCCAACATGGTCGTGGGGATCTGTCACTGGGCCAATTTATTACACAGACAGGGTCACACCTAGTGACTCGAATTTGCAGATCTTGGACATCATAACCAGCGAGGAGCAAGCTCCGGTCCTTGTTGTCCGGGGCCATCTCGTTAAAGTGAAACTCGACGATCCTTACAGTGACAATGTGTCCTTGGGTCCGGATGACGAGCTAAGAGTGGAATGGGATTGCGTGGGGGGTCTACCTAAGTCTAACAAAACATCGCAGTATTTCTTGGTATTTGAGGCAGATGATGGAGGACCATTTGGCTTGTTACTCAATGTCGACCGAACCGATCCACCGGCTCAGCAATTTCGAAGAGTCGGATATGTCCACGGGCATAGCATCTCAAAGTGGCGTCGCTCATGGGGTAGTGGTGGTTGGGTGTCTAGTCCGGCTAGCAGTGCGTCTGACACCTCTGGTGGAATATGGGAGGATGCCAGTAGGGATGGGGCAAGAGAGTGGGTTGATGAAATATTTAAGGGCGAACCTACAACCTTTAGATTGATCTAG